A DNA window from Pleuronectes platessa chromosome 19, fPlePla1.1, whole genome shotgun sequence contains the following coding sequences:
- the zgc:56235 gene encoding voltage-dependent anion-selective channel protein 2-like: MAVPPSYSDLGKSAKDIFSKGYGFGIVKLDLKTKSQSGVEFNTSGSSNTDTGKAAGSLETKYKMKELGLSFNQKWNTDNTLATEVTVEDQLTEGLKVALETSFVPNTGKKSGKLKTAYKRDFVNMGSDVDFEGPIIHATAVLGYEGWLAGYQMAFDTAKSKLAQNNFALGYRAGDFQLHTNVNDGTEFGGSIYQKVNDELETAVTLAWTAGSNNTRFGIAAKYKLDKDASLSAKVNNASLIGVGYTQSLRPGVKVTLSALIDGKNFNAGGHKVGMGFELEA; encoded by the exons ATGGCTGTCCCTCCTTCATACTCAGACCTGGGCAAATCTGCCAAGGATATATTCAGCAAGGGCTATG GCTTTGGTATCGTGAAGTTGGATCTCAAGACCAAATCACAAAGTGGAGTG GAGTTCAACACATCTGGCTCCagtaacacagacacagggaaggcCGCAGGAAGCCTGGAGACCAAATACAAGATGAAGGAGCTGGGCCTGAGCTTCAACCAGAAGTGgaacacagacaacacactgGCTACTGAAGTGACTGTAGAGGACCAG CtgactgaaggactgaaggTTGCCTTGGAAACGTCTTTTGTACCAAACACAGG TAAGAAAAGTGGGAAGCTGAAGACGGCATACAAGCGTGACTTCGTCAACATGGGCTCTGATGTCGACTTCGAGGGTCCCATCATCCACGCCACCGCTGTGCTGGGCTACGAGGGCTGGCTGGCCGGTTACCAGATGGCCTTCGACACAGCCAAGTCCAAACTGGCCCAGAACAACTTCGCCCTGGGATACAGGGCCGGAGACTTCCAGCTGCACACCAATGT TAATGACGGGACCGAGTTTGGTGGCTCCATCTACCAGAAGGTGAAcgacgagctggagacagcggTCACTCTGGCCTGGACCGCCGGCAGTAACAACACTCGCTTCGGTATCGCTGCCAAATATAAGCTGGACAAAGACGCCTCTCTGTCG GCCAAAGTGAACAATGCCAGTCTGATCGGTGTAGGCTACACCCAGAGCCTTCGGCCAG GCGTGAAGGTCACCCTCTCCGCTCTGATCGACGGGAAGAACTTCAATGCCGGTGGACACAAAGTCGGCATGGGCTTCGAGCTGGAGGCATAA
- the tor4aa gene encoding torsin-4A, protein MSDQESSTSASQTEGEFEGDMEGDEELEEGPKDSPPSLSSTLRAVIRIKQKYQALKRRREEMALGLGRPGTITGAPARTSPKIFTFDGVTPSSAVPQKKKRRRRRRVMYPNGNRQRAPPKQERSRAKYCLYLLFAIVFLQVYNAIENLDDHVLRYDLDGLEKTLRREVFGQQGAVEGLLSHLQDYLSTYVHNKPLVVSVHGPSGVGKSHLGRLLAGHFRSVVGESLVLQYYVLHHCPQEADALQCAHNLSTLISQMVVRAEEEEKIPLFIFDEAEHMHGEILDELWQLVTSKKSNEYLNAIYLFLSNLGHAHITKHMLHNSSCSSMALTASIRHSHLVKELTPILRSTLENLHSLWTEVDILPLGLLEKGHVIECFLDEMTREGFYPDHTNIERLAGEIEYYPAVGGHEYSQMGCKQVVAKVNLL, encoded by the exons ATGAGCGACCAAGAGAGCAGCACCTCGGCCTctcagacagagggagaattTGAGGGAGACATGGAGGGGGACGAAGAACTAGAGGAAGGACCGAAAGACTCGCCCCCCAGTCTGTCCTCCACCCTCCGCGCTGTCATACGCATTAAACAGAAGTACCAGGCCTTGAAGAGGAGGCGTGAGGAGATGGCCCTGGGGCTGGGAAGACCCGGGACCATCACAGGAGCTCCCGCTCGAACCAGCCCCAAAATCTTCACCTTCGATGGAGTCACCCCTTCGTCCGCTGTtcctcagaagaagaagaggagaaggaggaggcgcGTGATGTATCCTAATGGAAATAGGCAAAGAGCCCCCCCGAAGCAGGAGCGCAGCAGAGCCAAATACTGCCTTTACCTGCTGTTTGCCATCGTCTTCCTCCAG GTGTACAACGCCATAGAGAACCTAGATGACCACGTACTCCGATATGACCTGGACGGGCTGGAGAAGACCCTGAGGAGAGAGGTGTTTGGACAGCAGGGAGCAGTGGAAGGGCTGCTTTCCCACCTGCAGGACTACCTGTCCACCTACGTCCACAACAAGCCCCTCGTGGTGTCCGTGCACGGCCCAAGCGGAGTGGGCAAGAGCCACTTGGGACGCCTCCTGGCCGGACACTTCCGCTCAGTGGTGGGGGAGTCGCTGGTGCTGCAGTACTACGTCCTCCACCACTGCCCCCAGGAGGCCGACGCCCTGCAGTGCGCCCACAACCTCTCCACGCTCATCTCCCAGATGGTGGTACgtgccgaggaggaggagaagatcccGCTCTTCATCTTCGACGAGGCCGAACACATGCACGGGGAGATCCTGGACGAGCTGTGGCAGCTTGTGACCTCCAAGAAGTCCAATGAATACTTGAACGCCATCTATCTGTTCCTGAGCAATCTGGGTCATGCGCACATCACCAAACATATGTTACACAACTCCTCATGTAGTTCTATGGCGTTGACAGCATCCATTCGCCATAGTCACCTTGTAAAAGAGCTGACTCCAATATTACGCAGCACTCTGGAGAATCTTCACTCGCTGTGGACAGAGGTGGACATCTTACCTCTGGGCCTTTTGGAGAAAGGTCATGTGATAGAGTGCTTCCTGGATGAAATGACTCGAGAGGGGTTCTACCCAGATCATACCAACATAGAACGCCTCGCAGGGGAGATTGAATATTACCCTGCTGTAGGGGGGCACGAATATTCCCAGATGGGCTGCAAGCAAGTGGTGGCTAAGGTCAACCTGCTGTGA